From a region of the Methanobrevibacter thaueri genome:
- a CDS encoding type I restriction endonuclease subunit R: MNIDVESEAMLEEKFINQLSKMGYEFIKIKNEEELNANFKIQLEKLNKKELNGTPISDEEFDRILTYLDSGSIFDRADKLRDEYTIKRDNAMSVSIKFLNQKDWCKNIFQVSNQITMVGSHKNRYDVTILINGLPLIQIELKRRSMDIKQAFNQVKRYMKTSYDRLFKYIQIFVISNGNETKYFANGRPSKINFGYTFFWKDKENNNIHNLHKFTEAFLEKCNIAKMISKFMVLNESTKELMVLRAYQKYAVDAVLNQALEVKKNGYIWHTTGSGKTLTSFKVSQLLAEEESIYKVIFVVDRRDLNDQTNKEFNKFCPKCVGTSAHTGALVKNLLSDKNKLITTTIQKLSIAVNRKHTRKKLEKIKDKNIILIFDECHRSQFGKMHNDITTFFENTLSYGFTGTPIFEANAMGTKTTKSIFKERLHTYMIKDAIADQNVLGFSIDYYSTMKTKEGIIDEEVAAIKKTEVLAHPDRLNMIVDHILDSYDYKTKDREFNAIFAVSQKSKENPTGYIHDYYKILKQKNKERGTNLKIATIFTYAPNENFDEQEKHSQEHLDDYIKEYNETFGTNFDSDTMGEYHRDVCKRMKHREIDLLLVVNMFLTGFDSKLLNTLYVDKNLEYHTLLQAFSRTNRIYNARKSQGNIVCYRPIKESVDRAIALFSNNAPIEDILLPPYKDLVKRFNEELKVLRDLVKTAQEVYELQSENDKKDFVLAFKKLIKTKNKLDVFSEFTFDDLEMTEQEYEDYTGAYLNIKDTIPPEEGPGAVSILKDIDFELELLTNDKINVDYILGLIDDMKVGSDFDKGKEKIIKLMEQSVHLRSKIKLIEKFIDVELQDIKEKGLDVPEEFDRFVRDERRDAICDLIEEEELIEEVTREILSEYEFTEKLDDTLIKKAFKDKELKYKDKKNKLKKVKQEILEIFDIFDF, from the coding sequence ATGAATATTGATGTTGAAAGCGAAGCAATGCTTGAAGAAAAATTCATAAATCAGCTATCTAAAATGGGATATGAATTTATCAAAATAAAAAATGAAGAAGAACTCAATGCAAACTTTAAAATACAATTAGAAAAATTAAATAAAAAAGAACTAAACGGAACCCCAATATCTGATGAAGAATTTGATAGAATTTTAACCTATCTTGATTCTGGATCAATATTTGATAGAGCTGACAAACTACGAGATGAATACACCATTAAAAGAGATAACGCAATGTCAGTATCCATAAAATTCCTAAACCAAAAAGACTGGTGCAAAAACATCTTCCAAGTATCAAACCAAATAACAATGGTAGGATCCCATAAAAACCGATATGATGTAACAATATTAATAAATGGATTACCATTAATCCAAATAGAACTTAAAAGACGTTCAATGGACATCAAACAAGCTTTCAACCAAGTTAAAAGATACATGAAAACATCTTATGACAGACTATTCAAATATATCCAAATATTTGTCATTAGTAATGGAAATGAAACCAAATATTTTGCTAATGGTCGTCCAAGTAAAATAAACTTCGGATACACATTCTTCTGGAAAGACAAAGAAAACAACAATATCCACAACCTCCATAAATTCACTGAAGCATTCCTAGAAAAATGCAACATCGCCAAAATGATTTCCAAATTCATGGTACTAAATGAATCAACAAAAGAACTAATGGTATTAAGAGCATACCAAAAATATGCAGTAGACGCAGTACTAAATCAAGCACTAGAAGTAAAAAAGAATGGATACATATGGCACACCACGGGAAGTGGAAAAACACTAACATCATTCAAAGTAAGCCAACTACTCGCAGAAGAAGAATCCATTTATAAAGTCATTTTTGTTGTAGACAGGAGAGATTTAAACGACCAAACCAATAAAGAGTTCAACAAATTCTGTCCAAAGTGTGTAGGAACATCAGCACATACCGGAGCATTAGTTAAAAATCTTTTGAGTGATAAAAATAAACTCATTACAACCACTATCCAAAAGTTATCCATTGCTGTAAATAGGAAACACACAAGGAAAAAATTAGAAAAAATCAAAGACAAAAATATTATTTTAATATTCGACGAATGTCACAGAAGCCAATTCGGTAAAATGCACAATGATATAACAACCTTCTTTGAAAACACATTATCATATGGATTTACAGGAACACCTATATTTGAAGCAAATGCTATGGGTACTAAAACCACCAAATCAATTTTCAAAGAAAGATTACATACTTACATGATTAAAGATGCCATAGCTGACCAAAATGTACTTGGATTTTCAATTGACTATTATTCCACAATGAAAACAAAAGAAGGCATAATTGATGAAGAAGTAGCTGCAATCAAAAAAACTGAAGTCTTAGCCCATCCAGATAGACTAAATATGATTGTAGACCATATTCTTGACAGTTATGATTATAAAACCAAAGACCGTGAATTCAATGCAATATTTGCAGTATCCCAAAAATCAAAAGAAAACCCAACAGGATACATACACGACTATTACAAAATATTAAAACAAAAAAACAAAGAAAGAGGCACGAATTTAAAAATTGCAACAATATTTACTTATGCACCAAATGAAAACTTTGATGAACAAGAAAAACATTCACAAGAACATTTAGACGACTATATTAAAGAATATAATGAAACATTTGGAACAAACTTTGATTCAGACACAATGGGCGAATACCACAGAGATGTTTGTAAAAGAATGAAACACAGAGAAATAGACTTATTACTTGTTGTTAATATGTTTTTAACAGGATTTGACAGTAAATTACTCAATACATTATATGTGGATAAAAATCTTGAATATCATACACTATTGCAGGCATTTTCAAGAACTAATAGAATATATAATGCACGTAAATCACAAGGAAACATTGTATGTTACAGACCAATCAAAGAATCAGTAGACAGAGCAATAGCATTATTTTCAAACAATGCACCAATAGAAGATATACTATTGCCACCCTACAAAGATCTTGTAAAAAGATTTAATGAAGAATTAAAAGTGCTACGTGATTTAGTTAAAACAGCACAAGAAGTATATGAACTTCAAAGTGAAAATGATAAAAAAGATTTTGTATTGGCCTTTAAGAAATTAATTAAAACAAAAAATAAATTAGATGTCTTTTCAGAATTCACATTTGATGATCTTGAAATGACCGAACAAGAATATGAAGATTATACTGGAGCATACCTAAATATCAAAGACACAATCCCTCCTGAAGAGGGTCCTGGTGCAGTATCAATCCTAAAAGACATAGATTTTGAATTAGAATTACTGACTAATGATAAAATCAATGTTGATTACATTTTAGGATTGATAGATGATATGAAAGTGGGTTCCGACTTTGATAAAGGAAAAGAAAAGATTATTAAATTAATGGAACAATCAGTACATTTACGTAGTAAAATCAAACTTATAGAGAAATTTATTGATGTTGAATTGCAAGACATTAAAGAAAAAGGATTGGATGTGCCTGAAGAATTTGATAGATTTGTAAGAGATGAAAGAAGAGATGCAATATGTGACTTAATTGAAGAAGAAGAACTAATAGAAGAAGTAACAAGAGAAATATTAAGTGAATATGAATTTACAGAAAAATTAGATGACACTTTAATCAAAAAAGCATTTAAAGATAAAGAATTAAAATACAAAGACAAAAAGAATAAACTTAAAAAAGTAAAACAGGAAATTTTAGAAATATTTGATATATTTGATTTTTAA
- a CDS encoding type I restriction-modification system subunit M → MATNLETKLFAIADELRGNMDANEYKNYILGFIFYRYLSEKQEKFINELLEKDDLTFNEACEDEEFKADLKEDCIDTLGYFISPESLFSSMIAKCKVGDTIRNDLRLAFNEITNSSQGTESEDDFDNLFDDVDLDSPRLGKKDKDKNKIISKILILLNDIDFELDNDESDILGDAYEYLISQFASEAGKKAGEFYTPQEVSKILAKIVTLGKEKIKDVYDPTCGSGSLLLRISKEARVAHYYGQELNTTTFNLARMNMILHGVKYDQFDIKQGDTLEDPQHKDMKFDAVVANPPFSAKWSADKSFLDDSRFSAYGKLAPKSKADYAFVQHMIYQLNESGTMGIVLPHGVLFRGAAEGKIRQYLVGEKNYLDAVIGLPSNLFYGTNIPTCILIFKKCREEDQDILFIDASKDFEKVKNQNKLRSEDIDKIINTYTSREEIEKYSHKATLDEIEENDFNLNIPRYVDTFEEEEPIDLDEVVDELEKIEAEMEKVDAEIKKYCEELGIRAPIIK, encoded by the coding sequence ATGGCTACAAATTTGGAAACTAAATTGTTTGCAATTGCAGATGAATTAAGAGGAAATATGGACGCTAATGAATATAAAAACTATATTTTAGGATTCATATTTTACAGATATCTCTCTGAAAAGCAAGAAAAATTCATAAATGAATTACTTGAAAAAGATGACCTCACTTTCAATGAAGCATGTGAAGATGAAGAGTTTAAAGCAGATTTAAAAGAAGATTGTATTGATACATTAGGATACTTTATAAGTCCAGAAAGCTTGTTTAGCTCAATGATAGCTAAATGTAAAGTTGGAGACACCATAAGAAATGATTTAAGATTAGCATTTAATGAAATCACCAACTCTTCACAAGGTACAGAAAGTGAAGATGACTTTGACAACTTGTTTGATGATGTCGATTTAGATTCACCAAGATTGGGTAAAAAAGACAAAGATAAAAATAAAATAATATCCAAAATATTGATATTACTAAATGATATTGATTTTGAATTAGATAATGATGAATCAGACATACTTGGAGATGCATATGAGTATCTGATAAGTCAATTTGCATCAGAAGCAGGTAAAAAAGCAGGAGAATTTTATACTCCTCAAGAGGTTTCAAAAATTCTTGCAAAAATAGTGACATTGGGAAAAGAAAAAATAAAAGATGTTTATGATCCAACATGTGGATCAGGATCATTACTTTTAAGAATATCAAAAGAAGCAAGAGTAGCACATTATTATGGACAAGAATTAAATACCACCACCTTCAACCTAGCAAGAATGAACATGATTTTACATGGTGTTAAATATGACCAATTTGACATAAAACAAGGAGACACATTAGAAGATCCACAACACAAAGATATGAAATTCGATGCAGTAGTTGCCAATCCCCCATTTTCAGCAAAATGGAGTGCAGACAAATCATTCCTTGATGACAGTAGATTCAGTGCATATGGAAAACTAGCACCAAAATCCAAAGCAGACTACGCATTTGTACAGCACATGATATATCAATTAAATGAAAGCGGAACAATGGGTATTGTATTGCCACATGGAGTATTATTTAGAGGAGCTGCAGAAGGAAAAATAAGACAATACCTTGTTGGTGAAAAAAATTATCTTGATGCAGTTATAGGATTGCCATCAAACTTATTTTATGGAACAAACATACCAACATGCATATTAATATTTAAGAAATGTCGTGAAGAAGACCAAGATATATTATTTATTGATGCAAGTAAAGACTTTGAAAAAGTTAAAAATCAAAATAAATTAAGATCAGAGGATATAGACAAAATAATAAACACATATACATCAAGAGAAGAAATAGAAAAATATTCACATAAAGCAACACTAGATGAAATAGAAGAAAATGATTTCAACTTAAACATTCCACGTTATGTAGATACATTTGAAGAAGAAGAACCTATAGACCTTGATGAAGTAGTTGATGAACTAGAAAAGATTGAAGCAGAAATGGAAAAAGTCGATGCTGAAATTAAAAAATATTGTGAAGAATTAGGTATTAGAGCACCAATAATCAAATGA